The Glycine soja cultivar W05 chromosome 15, ASM419377v2, whole genome shotgun sequence region aaagttttaaaaaatttctttcaaacacaaccaacacttttttttactaaaggtCTTACCACCAACAAGAGCTAGCAGCATtggtattaaatatattaaaaattttattaaaaaagataaaactcaCTTTAATAACCTCTACATCTCAAGAGTTAGTTTCATAGGTTGTGATTATTAAAATATcttactttcaaaaaaaaaaaacaaagtttttatTTGTCCTTCAcgagaaaacatatttttaaggtgttattattttttatattaaaatatctaatataatattctagagttaatttaaaatttcatttaattatttttttgtaattttatatcaatttattatttaaaatttaattattatttattcgaTTATGTGTCCATATTGATTAAACTAATAAGTCAAGAACCcctttttttattggttgaaaaATGACTAACTTTGTTTAAAACTTATAGTCTCACAAGTTTTTTTATGCtgtgtttaattaaaattaaaattttctcttcATATGTGTTACTTTTTAACGTCAACTTTTATAAATGATGAACCAAGAACTAATCTTAACCCTGGCATATGAACGAAAAACGACGCCGTCGAACGAGCGCGTGTCACACACACTCCATTTCTTTCATCGTAATAAACCAGTTCCCCTGCCGCAATGGAAGAAGAACAATAAGAATCAAAAGCAGAACAGAACCAAGCGAGTTGTTGTGACTGACTCAGTGAGCGAGCGAGCAACCGAGTTACTCATGGCGAACGCGGCGCTTCGGAACGTGAAGGTGCTCCCGAACTCGGCAAATATGGAGGAAGCTCGTCACCGAGTCTTCCAATTCTTCAGAACGGCTTGCAGATCGTTACCCTCCGTCATGGAAATCTACAACCTCTACGACGTCGTTTCCGTCTCCGAACTCCGCTCCTCCGTCTCCTCCCAGATCCGTAAGAACATCCACGTCACCGATCCCAAAGTAAtcatttttcgttttttttttctaatttggtTTGGAATGTTTTCTTATTCATAGGTTTAATTGTTTCCAGCTTAGGACAGTGTTTGGGGATTGTTATTTTACTTATTCATTCGCCGCCACTATAGTGTTAGAAGATAGTGGATTTGATTCTATTCAGTGTAATTACGAAAATTAATTGCAAAATTTGTTGAGGAATTGATGAAAGAAACTAAAATATGTGAAAACTTGTGACTTTGagtggaaatgaaaataaaaatagaaaacgtTGTTGGCGTGGTACTTGATAAGAGAAACGTGATTCTGTTTGCAGCATTATGTTTCCCACTTTAGTGTTAGAAGATAGtggatttgattttattcagtCCTCTTTTGAAATGCATTTCCGAAAATTAGGGCTGTTTTTGTTCTCTCGCTGTACCTAGAAAAATTAATTGCAAAGTTTGTAGAGGAATTGatgggaaaaaaaacaaaatatgtgaGAATTTGTGATTGTTATTGgacatgaaaatgaaaatagaaaacatgttGTTGGCGTGGTACTTGATAAGAGAAACCTGATTCTGTTCTGACTGTTCTCCAATATTGTGTTTCTTCTGATATGATTAAATTTTCTTGTTGTATGTGGAAGCATTGCAATCGTTGATTCATAGCCTCCTAATTGTGCTTTCAAACATCATAGGTTAAAGATTGAATTGATAGTTTGTTGTGCAATAGGGTGTCCATTTgatgatttgaaattgaatttggcGTCGACTTGCTTGATTGAAGTCAAGAGGAATTCtaaaagaaaggattttgaCTTATTTGAATGGAAATCTCATGGTGAATAATATCCCTATTAATAATTTGCTTTTTAATTGAGCCTAATGGTATTGTTTTGTTGTGTGATCCATGTAGTTGActtcacctagtgggataaggttaattgttgttgtatgttaATGGATATCTGGTAAAGATTTTTGTTGCCTATTGT contains the following coding sequences:
- the LOC114386538 gene encoding NADH dehydrogenase [ubiquinone] 1 alpha subcomplex subunit 6-like — protein: MMNQELILTLAYERKTTPSNERVSHTLHFFHRNKPVPLPQWKKNNKNQKQNRTKRVVVTDSVSERATELLMANAALRNVKVLPNSANMEEARHRVFQFFRTACRSLPSVMEIYNLYDVVSVSELRSSVSSQIRKNIHVTDPKVIDMLLFKGMEELKNVVDHSKQRHHIIGQYVVGQQVQDSATKDQGTSTFLKNFYNTNYF